One genomic segment of Occultella kanbiaonis includes these proteins:
- a CDS encoding zinc-binding dehydrogenase → MRAALMYGAGDVRVANVPDPTIQEPTDAIIRVTYACVCGSDLHPYHDLEDTPDGRPMGHEAIGVIEEIGSEINRLAVGQTVIVPFAFSDNTCSFCREGITTSCKHGGFFDGLETGATQAERLRVPQADGTAVVIPEGTDGSLMPSLLTLSDVYLTGYHAAVRGGVGAGTSVAVVGDGAVGLSAVLAAKQLGAETIILMGRHESRTDLGRAFGATDVVAERGEEGIARVLGLTDGEGVRVVLEAVGHMPAYEQSYGIVRPGGTISRVGVPQYDNAAVGFASLFGKNVTLTGGPATVRAYLEAAIPQVLDGTIDPGRVFDRALPLDEIAEAYRLMDSREALKVLIRP, encoded by the coding sequence ATGCGAGCAGCTCTGATGTATGGCGCCGGCGACGTCCGCGTCGCCAACGTCCCCGACCCAACCATCCAGGAGCCCACCGACGCGATCATCCGCGTCACCTACGCGTGCGTCTGCGGCTCGGACCTGCACCCGTACCACGATCTCGAGGACACCCCGGATGGTCGCCCCATGGGTCACGAGGCCATCGGCGTGATCGAGGAGATCGGCAGCGAGATCAATCGACTCGCCGTCGGACAGACGGTGATCGTGCCGTTCGCGTTCTCCGACAACACCTGCTCGTTCTGCCGCGAGGGCATCACCACTTCGTGCAAGCATGGCGGATTCTTCGATGGGCTCGAGACCGGAGCGACCCAGGCCGAGCGACTGCGCGTCCCGCAGGCCGACGGCACCGCCGTCGTCATCCCCGAAGGCACGGATGGGTCGCTCATGCCTTCGCTGCTCACGCTCTCCGACGTCTACCTCACCGGCTACCACGCAGCAGTCCGCGGAGGCGTCGGGGCCGGCACGAGCGTCGCGGTTGTCGGTGACGGTGCCGTCGGGCTCTCGGCCGTGCTGGCCGCGAAGCAGCTCGGCGCCGAGACCATCATCCTCATGGGACGACACGAGTCGCGCACCGATCTCGGTCGTGCGTTCGGCGCCACCGACGTCGTTGCCGAGCGTGGCGAGGAGGGCATCGCGAGGGTGCTCGGGCTGACGGATGGCGAAGGTGTGCGCGTCGTGCTGGAGGCGGTCGGCCACATGCCCGCCTACGAACAGTCGTACGGCATCGTCCGCCCGGGCGGAACCATCTCGCGCGTCGGCGTGCCGCAGTATGACAACGCCGCAGTGGGATTCGCCTCACTGTTCGGCAAGAACGTCACGCTCACCGGTGGCCCCGCGACCGTGCGCGCCTACCTCGAGGCAGCGATCCCGCAGGTGCTCGACGGCACCATCGACCCCGGTCGCGTCTTCGACCGAGCGCTCCCGCTCGACGAGATCGCCGAGGCCTACCGCCTCATGGATTCGCGCGAAGCCCTCAAGGTCCTCATCCGGCCATGA